From the Salinimicrobium tongyeongense genome, one window contains:
- a CDS encoding alpha/beta hydrolase-fold protein, with product MKHRLLLMAFLFTGVFCFAQTEDEKMVEDFEPSVVNQPGKEFPKVNSEGRVRVQIEAPEAKKVQLDIGGVKYDLEKNEKGMWIGESAPQDEGFHYYQLNIDGASVPDPGSKYYYGAGRWGSGIEIPASDKEFYELKDVPHGSVSENIYFSEITREWRRNFVFTPPGYFENMDKRYPVLYLQHGSYEDETGWSSQGHANLILDNLIAEGKAEPMIIVMDNGYAYKPEDLEKAGENRPRSSFEDVLIKEVVPQIDGKFRTIPNREHRAIAGLSMGASQTMSIIMNNLDHFAYYGGFSGTANFPGDKKVDAGTFLNGAFSNAKDVEEKLDVIFLSLGTKEAEVFFKTVNAFRDMLEKQDIDYIFYSSPETGHEWLTWRRSLYQYAQLIFKK from the coding sequence ATGAAACATCGATTATTATTAATGGCTTTTCTTTTTACCGGTGTCTTTTGCTTTGCACAAACAGAGGACGAAAAGATGGTGGAAGATTTTGAACCTTCTGTGGTAAACCAACCCGGAAAGGAATTTCCTAAAGTTAATTCAGAAGGAAGGGTACGGGTTCAGATTGAAGCGCCGGAAGCAAAAAAGGTGCAACTGGATATTGGCGGTGTGAAGTATGACCTTGAAAAAAATGAAAAGGGGATGTGGATCGGGGAATCTGCTCCCCAGGATGAAGGATTTCACTATTACCAGCTGAATATTGACGGTGCTTCAGTGCCAGACCCGGGATCAAAATATTATTATGGCGCCGGTCGTTGGGGGAGCGGCATTGAAATTCCGGCTAGCGATAAAGAATTTTATGAGTTGAAAGATGTCCCCCATGGAAGCGTTTCTGAGAATATTTATTTCTCTGAAATAACTAGGGAATGGAGACGGAATTTTGTCTTCACCCCTCCCGGCTATTTTGAAAATATGGATAAGAGATATCCGGTACTTTATCTTCAGCACGGCAGTTATGAAGATGAAACCGGTTGGTCCTCCCAGGGACATGCAAACCTTATCCTGGATAATCTAATTGCAGAAGGGAAAGCAGAACCTATGATCATCGTAATGGACAACGGCTATGCGTATAAACCCGAAGACCTGGAAAAGGCTGGAGAAAATCGTCCCAGATCTTCTTTTGAAGATGTTCTAATAAAAGAAGTCGTTCCTCAAATTGATGGGAAATTCAGAACAATTCCCAATCGTGAACACAGAGCTATAGCCGGTCTTTCCATGGGGGCCAGCCAGACCATGAGCATTATAATGAATAATCTCGATCATTTTGCTTACTACGGAGGATTTAGTGGAACAGCAAATTTCCCCGGAGATAAAAAAGTGGATGCCGGTACCTTTCTCAATGGTGCCTTTAGCAATGCTAAAGATGTTGAAGAAAAACTGGATGTGATCTTTTTAAGCCTGGGTACTAAAGAGGCTGAAGTTTTCTTTAAAACAGTGAATGCCTTTCGTGATATGCTTGAAAAGCAGGATATCGATTATATTTTTTATTCGTCACCTGAAACCGGGCATGAATGGCTGACCTGGAGAAGAAGTTTATATCAATACGCTCAGTTGATATTTAAAAAATAA